One region of Paucibacter aquatile genomic DNA includes:
- the grxC gene encoding glutaredoxin 3, with protein sequence MSHVKMYTTQVCPFCVRAKALLKQRGVEQIEEIRIDLNPAERDAMMALTGRRTVPQIFIGETHVGGCDDLIALDQRGGLQPLLQAGA encoded by the coding sequence ATGAGCCACGTCAAGATGTACACCACCCAGGTCTGCCCGTTCTGCGTGCGGGCCAAGGCCTTGCTGAAGCAGCGCGGCGTCGAGCAGATCGAAGAAATCCGCATCGACCTGAACCCGGCCGAACGCGATGCCATGATGGCGCTGACCGGCCGCCGCACCGTGCCGCAGATCTTCATCGGTGAGACCCATGTCGGTGGTTGCGATGATTTGATCGCGCTGGACCAGCGCGGAGGCCTGCAGCCCTTGTTGCAAGCAGGCGCCTGA
- a CDS encoding rhodanese-like domain-containing protein has translation MNFLLDNWILVLAALTSGGLLLWPTLASGAQGAAVNTAEAVRLMNREKAVLIDVCEPAEFAAGHVAGARNVPLASLEGHKGLPSNKSLPVIVVCQSGARAARAAAQLRKLGYEKAQPLAGGLNAWREASLPIEKSA, from the coding sequence TTGAACTTCTTGCTCGACAACTGGATTTTGGTCTTGGCTGCGTTGACCTCGGGCGGCCTCTTGCTCTGGCCCACGCTGGCGAGCGGCGCGCAGGGCGCTGCGGTCAACACGGCCGAAGCGGTGCGTTTGATGAATCGCGAAAAGGCGGTCTTGATCGACGTGTGCGAGCCGGCCGAGTTTGCGGCTGGCCATGTCGCCGGCGCTCGCAACGTGCCTTTGGCTTCGCTGGAGGGTCACAAAGGCCTGCCCAGCAACAAGAGCCTGCCGGTGATTGTGGTCTGCCAGAGCGGCGCCCGCGCGGCCCGCGCGGCGGCCCAACTGCGCAAGCTGGGCTATGAGAAAGCCCAGCCCCTGGCCGGTGGGCTGAATGCCTGGCGCGAAGCCAGCCTGCCGATCGAGAAGAGCGCCTGA